One Streptosporangium sp. NBC_01495 DNA window includes the following coding sequences:
- a CDS encoding alpha/beta fold hydrolase, whose translation MELAFERRGTGSPLVLLHGIGHHWQAWLPVLDRLAAERDVIAVDFPGFGVSPPLPSGTPYTAESLADAIEAFFGVLGLRDPHVAGSSLGGYVALELASRGVVRSATALSPVGFWNRSELAYTRAVLRATRTAARHLPPGRAAALAEDPLGRVLCAGVMVAHPGRLSPEALLAALQSLGDASGFDETLASFAGLMPPAPPKAPVTIAWGEHDRLLPRRQAIRAARWSGQRVKLLRGCGHLPMTDDPELVAGVLLEASR comes from the coding sequence ATGGAGTTGGCGTTCGAACGGCGCGGGACAGGCTCTCCCCTGGTCCTGCTGCACGGTATCGGGCATCACTGGCAGGCATGGCTGCCGGTGCTCGACCGGCTCGCCGCCGAGCGAGACGTGATCGCCGTCGATTTTCCCGGTTTCGGCGTCTCGCCGCCGCTGCCGTCCGGAACGCCTTACACGGCCGAAAGCCTGGCGGACGCGATCGAGGCCTTCTTCGGGGTGCTCGGCCTGCGCGACCCTCACGTGGCGGGCAGTTCCCTGGGCGGTTACGTCGCCCTCGAACTGGCCTCGCGCGGGGTGGTCCGCTCGGCCACCGCGCTCTCTCCCGTCGGGTTCTGGAACCGCAGCGAGCTCGCGTACACGCGAGCCGTCCTCCGCGCCACCAGGACCGCCGCCCGCCACCTTCCCCCCGGACGGGCCGCCGCCCTCGCGGAGGATCCGCTGGGCCGCGTCCTGTGCGCCGGTGTCATGGTCGCCCATCCGGGAAGGCTCTCGCCCGAGGCGCTGCTCGCCGCCCTCCAGTCGCTCGGGGACGCCTCCGGTTTCGACGAGACCCTCGCCTCGTTCGCGGGGCTGATGCCCCCCGCGCCGCCGAAGGCGCCCGTCACGATCGCCTGGGGTGAGCACGACCGGTTGCTCCCGCGCCGGCAGGCCATCCGCGCGGCCAGATGGTCGGGGCAGCGGGTGAAGCTGCTCAGGGGCTGCGGGCACCTGCCGATGACCGACGATCCCGAGCTGGTGGCAGGGGTGCTGCTGGAGGCGTCCCGGTAG
- a CDS encoding ATP-binding SpoIIE family protein phosphatase → MKRWGDVSQDAADHLTAGSVLDHAEMAVVVTDRFSNLLYWNPFAERLFGRPGTSGPRDQSLSLGIMEKDHPLAVELSKHVLKGGVWEGTFDVRRGDGTIIYVRAQAVPLRHPSGAVTGIVITAREAMRSNEREKDRFGLLERIGERLAGSLYVEETLKRVAEMLVPQFADHCFIELMEEGRLTRRVSTHVQGWSPPPNTWAPLGAEIRYPVGHYAEIALRRQETILVEDFSQTNYPSPGEANTRLAAEIGMTSAIVAPLCVRGETLGLMYLGLSNLTDRRSPHYDAFDRDFVGAIATRVALAVDNALLFEEERHTAESFQKHLLPRALPQLDGLEIAVRYYPAAPLASHGQGIQTQVGGDWYDVIPLSAGRVGIVIGDVEGRGAKAAAVMGQLRAALRAFAQDDKPPAEILARLDEWTRIIATPEQDESGTDISVPPIVTCQYLVYDAWSRQLSFANAGHAPPLLLIGNTCTELDIREVGQPLGVRAKGMHADLVYKEETRTLPPGAALLLYTDGLVDRRPVRDADGRPPNVEETLAQLCGKLIEISDASVERLADAATVAVPGEIDDDMAILVLRSASEDLAVEERTFPAQPIMVGEARRMASEAFVGWNVPEERAELACLLVSEVVTNVVLHAASASIPRRELTMDGPPLFDESWDVPGFEDEIVNEKEFTLRLRRGGESVWVEVFDQDLRLPRIRSAGENDEGGRGLYLVDQLAKRWGSRPTKEGKAVWFEIPTRSR, encoded by the coding sequence ATGAAGCGGTGGGGGGATGTTTCCCAGGACGCCGCTGATCACCTTACGGCCGGTTCCGTCCTGGATCACGCCGAGATGGCGGTGGTGGTCACCGACAGATTCAGCAACCTTCTCTACTGGAATCCTTTCGCGGAAAGGCTGTTCGGGCGCCCCGGCACCTCGGGGCCCCGTGACCAGTCCCTCTCCCTGGGCATCATGGAGAAGGATCACCCGCTCGCCGTCGAGCTCTCCAAGCACGTCCTCAAGGGCGGCGTCTGGGAGGGCACGTTCGACGTCCGGCGCGGGGACGGGACGATCATCTACGTACGGGCACAGGCCGTGCCGCTGCGGCACCCCTCGGGAGCGGTGACGGGCATCGTCATCACCGCCCGAGAGGCGATGCGCAGCAACGAGCGGGAGAAGGACCGCTTCGGCCTGCTGGAACGGATCGGCGAGCGTCTCGCCGGATCGCTCTACGTCGAGGAGACGCTCAAGCGCGTCGCCGAGATGCTCGTCCCGCAGTTCGCCGACCACTGCTTCATCGAGCTGATGGAGGAGGGGCGGCTGACCCGCAGGGTCTCCACCCACGTCCAGGGCTGGAGCCCGCCGCCCAACACCTGGGCGCCGCTCGGGGCGGAGATCCGCTACCCGGTGGGGCACTACGCCGAGATCGCGCTGCGCCGCCAGGAGACGATCCTCGTCGAGGACTTCTCCCAGACCAACTATCCCAGCCCGGGTGAGGCCAACACCCGCCTCGCCGCGGAGATCGGCATGACCTCGGCCATCGTCGCGCCGCTGTGCGTGCGAGGCGAGACCCTCGGGCTGATGTACCTGGGACTGTCCAACCTGACCGACCGGCGCAGCCCGCACTACGACGCCTTCGACCGCGACTTCGTGGGGGCCATCGCCACCAGGGTCGCCCTCGCCGTCGACAACGCCCTGCTGTTCGAGGAGGAGCGGCACACCGCGGAGTCCTTCCAGAAGCACCTGCTGCCCCGCGCGCTGCCGCAGCTCGACGGGCTGGAGATCGCGGTCCGCTACTACCCGGCCGCCCCCCTGGCCAGCCACGGGCAGGGCATCCAGACCCAGGTCGGCGGCGACTGGTACGACGTCATCCCGCTGTCGGCGGGCCGGGTCGGTATCGTCATCGGCGACGTCGAGGGCAGGGGAGCCAAGGCCGCGGCGGTGATGGGGCAGCTGCGGGCGGCCCTGCGGGCCTTCGCCCAGGACGACAAGCCGCCCGCGGAGATCCTCGCCAGGCTCGACGAGTGGACGCGCATCATCGCCACCCCCGAGCAGGACGAGAGCGGCACCGACATCAGCGTCCCGCCCATCGTCACGTGCCAGTACCTGGTGTACGACGCCTGGTCGCGGCAGCTGTCGTTCGCCAACGCCGGTCACGCCCCTCCGCTGCTGCTGATCGGCAACACCTGTACCGAGCTGGACATCCGCGAGGTCGGCCAGCCGCTGGGGGTGCGGGCCAAGGGCATGCACGCCGACCTGGTCTACAAGGAGGAGACGCGGACGCTGCCCCCCGGGGCCGCCCTGCTCCTCTACACCGACGGGCTCGTCGACCGCCGCCCCGTCCGTGACGCCGACGGCAGGCCGCCCAACGTCGAGGAGACGCTGGCGCAGCTCTGCGGCAAGCTCATCGAGATCAGTGACGCCTCCGTCGAGCGCCTCGCCGACGCCGCCACCGTCGCGGTGCCCGGTGAGATCGACGACGACATGGCCATCCTCGTGCTCAGGTCCGCCTCCGAGGACCTCGCCGTCGAGGAGCGCACCTTCCCCGCTCAGCCGATCATGGTCGGGGAGGCGCGCCGGATGGCCTCGGAGGCGTTCGTCGGCTGGAACGTCCCCGAGGAGCGCGCCGAGCTCGCCTGCCTGCTGGTCTCCGAGGTCGTCACCAACGTCGTGCTGCACGCCGCCAGCGCCAGCATCCCGCGCAGGGAGCTGACGATGGACGGCCCTCCGCTGTTCGACGAGTCCTGGGACGTCCCCGGCTTCGAGGACGAGATCGTCAACGAGAAGGAGTTCACGCTCAGGCTCCGCCGGGGCGGGGAGTCCGTCTGGGTCGAGGTCTTCGACCAGGATCTCCGGCTGCCGCGCATCCGCAGCGCGGGGGAGAACGACGAGGGCGGACGGGGTCTCTACCTCGTCGACCAGCTCGCCAAGCGCTGGGGTTCCCGCCCCACCAAGGAGGGCAAGGCCGTCTGGTTCGAGATCCCCACCAGGTCGCGCTGA